The following are from one region of the Lacinutrix sp. Bg11-31 genome:
- a CDS encoding T9SS type A sorting domain-containing protein, with protein sequence MKKHYFFTIAFSVVFLVSQFTNAQGTETFDNENAGSSSFSENNGLTFNITSSTGEDYDIFEDGFANSDTSPGSSDQCSNCGWNGTAFDQKFVDLTGINNNNGDGNGSSFTISSADGTDVTIKSLYLFCSTSAIGIHSGDLTITGKKDGNPIPVYEFVFSGTYANPTTFTPNNGFTFIDMASTDSVDHSNTNVDEITFTSSGNLDYMALDTFTWGALTLSNNDFRIANKPSLFPNPATETITISNLETTTSYSIINILGKTISAGSINNNDTINISKLSNGVYFIKLKTNEVIRFIKQ encoded by the coding sequence ATGAAAAAACATTACTTTTTTACAATTGCTTTTAGTGTGGTATTTTTAGTATCACAATTTACAAATGCACAAGGCACAGAAACCTTTGACAATGAAAATGCTGGCTCTAGCTCCTTTTCTGAAAACAACGGATTAACATTCAACATTACGAGTTCCACAGGAGAGGATTATGATATTTTTGAAGATGGCTTCGCTAATAGTGATACTTCTCCTGGATCATCAGACCAATGCTCTAATTGTGGTTGGAACGGAACAGCTTTTGATCAAAAATTTGTTGATCTAACTGGTATCAACAATAATAATGGAGATGGAAATGGAAGTAGTTTTACAATAAGTTCTGCAGACGGAACAGACGTAACAATTAAATCTCTTTATTTATTTTGCTCTACTAGTGCCATAGGTATTCACTCTGGCGACCTAACAATAACTGGGAAAAAAGATGGAAATCCTATTCCAGTTTACGAATTCGTCTTTTCTGGAACTTATGCAAACCCAACTACTTTTACTCCTAACAATGGTTTTACATTTATAGATATGGCTTCAACAGATAGCGTAGACCATAGCAATACAAATGTAGATGAAATTACATTTACGTCTTCTGGGAATTTAGACTATATGGCATTAGACACTTTTACATGGGGAGCATTAACTCTTTCTAATAATGACTTTAGAATAGCTAATAAACCTAGTCTTTTTCCAAACCCAGCTACTGAAACAATTACAATCTCTAATCTAGAAACTACTACTAGCTACTCAATAATTAATATTTTAGGTAAAACCATATCTGCTGGTAGTATAAACAATAACGATACTATTAATATATCAAAACTATCAAATGGTGTTTACTTCATAAAATTAAAAACAAACGAAGTGATTCGTTTTATAAAACAATAA